The following are from one region of the Paenibacillus bovis genome:
- the polA gene encoding DNA polymerase I — MEKFMLIDGNSIIYRAFFAMQQPMTTSSGMHTNAVYGFTNMLLRLLEEEKPTHVMVAFDAGKITFRHSNYQDYKGGRQKTPPELSEQFPLLKDLLTAFGISHYQLEGYEADDIIGTLSLHAEQKGCEVIVISGDKDMLQLASEHVKIGLTRKGVSDIEAYGPAEVQERYGLTPAQIIDLKGLMGDASDNIPGIPGVGEKTALKLLHQYGTVEEVLEHTSELKGKMKEKIETHADDARMSKELATIFREVPFEATWDSMKYEGIQAATAVSALQKLEFKSILQRLDLSSAAPDGVLDHLDLDEAAGQQAEELAVTVIGEEEIAQLEAALPQIDVVHIESRGDNPHHASLVGIVLSAPDQYFFLTPETLKSEAAAPIRSWLADESIPKDGHDLHRADLVLFWDDIPFAGARFDIQIAAYLLDPTDSGQSLSVLAGRSGLPQLPEDETVFGKGARYKVPEADVLSLHLARKTATIRQLVPLQREQLEQNEMTSLFVDLEMPLSRILADMEKQGVAVNADELRALGKEFEGQINKLVTQIYELAGTAFNLNSPKQLGEILFERLGLPVDKKTKTGYSTSADVLEKLAPYHEVVQLILNYRQLAKLQSTYVEGLLKEIHPKSGKVHTYFRQTITATGRLSSQFPNLQNIPIRLEEGRKLRKVFVPSEQGWSMLAADYSQIELRVLAHISDDPRLKDAFLHDMDIHTKTAMDVFGVDREQVDSNMRRSAKAVNFGIVYGISDYGLSQNLDITRKEAAEFIAQYFDVFQGVRRYMDDIVTEAKKNGYVKTMLERRRYLPEIRSSNFNLRSFAERTAMNTPIQGTAADIIKLAMVHMDKALKDRKLNSRMLLQVHDELVFEVPADEMEEMKTLVPQVMKEALQLAVPLKADVSYGSNWYEAK; from the coding sequence ATGGAAAAATTTATGTTAATAGATGGAAATAGTATTATTTACCGCGCCTTTTTTGCTATGCAGCAGCCGATGACTACATCAAGCGGTATGCATACCAATGCGGTGTACGGATTTACCAATATGCTGCTGCGTTTGCTGGAAGAAGAGAAGCCGACTCATGTCATGGTCGCTTTTGATGCCGGGAAAATCACATTCCGTCACAGCAATTATCAGGACTACAAGGGAGGTCGTCAAAAGACACCACCTGAGCTGTCCGAGCAATTCCCGCTGCTCAAGGATTTGCTGACAGCCTTCGGCATTTCGCATTATCAGCTGGAAGGCTATGAAGCGGATGACATTATCGGTACCCTTTCCCTGCATGCCGAGCAAAAAGGCTGCGAAGTGATCGTCATCAGTGGCGACAAGGATATGCTGCAGCTGGCTTCCGAGCATGTCAAAATCGGTCTGACCCGCAAAGGTGTGAGCGATATTGAAGCCTACGGACCGGCCGAAGTACAGGAACGCTATGGTCTCACGCCGGCGCAGATTATCGATCTCAAAGGACTGATGGGCGATGCGTCTGATAATATTCCCGGTATTCCGGGTGTTGGCGAGAAAACAGCACTGAAGCTGCTGCATCAGTATGGAACTGTCGAAGAAGTACTGGAGCATACAAGTGAACTCAAGGGCAAAATGAAAGAGAAAATCGAAACCCATGCCGACGATGCACGCATGAGCAAGGAACTGGCGACTATTTTCCGCGAGGTGCCATTCGAGGCGACATGGGACAGCATGAAATACGAAGGGATACAGGCAGCTACTGCTGTATCCGCATTGCAAAAGCTTGAATTCAAATCGATTCTGCAGCGGCTGGATCTGTCGTCAGCAGCACCAGATGGTGTACTGGATCATCTCGATCTGGATGAAGCCGCCGGACAACAGGCTGAAGAACTGGCTGTTACAGTAATCGGCGAGGAAGAAATAGCCCAGTTGGAAGCGGCGCTGCCGCAGATTGATGTGGTGCATATCGAGAGCCGCGGAGATAATCCGCATCATGCCAGTCTGGTCGGTATCGTACTGTCTGCACCGGATCAATATTTCTTCCTGACTCCCGAGACACTCAAAAGTGAAGCCGCTGCTCCAATTCGCAGCTGGCTGGCCGATGAATCGATCCCCAAAGATGGTCATGATCTGCATCGCGCTGATCTGGTGCTGTTCTGGGACGATATTCCTTTTGCCGGGGCGCGGTTTGATATCCAGATTGCCGCATACCTGCTGGACCCTACCGATTCCGGTCAGAGCCTGAGCGTACTCGCTGGCCGCAGCGGTCTGCCGCAGCTGCCGGAAGATGAGACTGTATTTGGTAAAGGTGCGCGTTACAAAGTGCCGGAAGCAGATGTACTGAGCCTGCACCTGGCTCGCAAAACAGCGACGATTCGTCAGCTGGTGCCTCTGCAGCGTGAACAATTGGAGCAAAACGAGATGACCAGCCTGTTCGTAGACCTGGAGATGCCACTATCCCGAATTCTGGCGGATATGGAAAAGCAGGGCGTTGCCGTAAATGCGGATGAACTGCGTGCTCTTGGTAAGGAGTTCGAAGGTCAAATTAATAAGCTGGTTACACAAATCTATGAGCTGGCGGGCACCGCATTCAATCTGAATTCACCCAAGCAGCTCGGCGAAATTCTGTTTGAACGGCTTGGATTACCGGTAGACAAGAAAACAAAAACAGGTTATTCCACCAGTGCCGATGTACTGGAAAAACTGGCACCCTATCATGAGGTTGTGCAGCTGATTTTGAATTATCGCCAGCTCGCCAAGCTGCAATCCACTTATGTAGAAGGACTGCTCAAGGAGATTCATCCGAAATCGGGCAAAGTGCATACGTACTTCCGCCAGACGATTACGGCAACCGGACGATTGTCCAGCCAGTTCCCGAACCTGCAAAATATTCCGATTCGTCTCGAAGAAGGGCGCAAGCTGCGCAAAGTATTTGTGCCTTCCGAGCAAGGCTGGTCGATGCTGGCCGCGGATTATTCGCAGATCGAGCTGCGTGTACTGGCCCATATTTCCGATGATCCGAGACTGAAGGATGCGTTCCTGCACGATATGGATATTCATACCAAGACGGCGATGGATGTATTTGGTGTCGACCGTGAGCAGGTGGACAGCAATATGCGCCGCTCTGCCAAAGCGGTCAACTTTGGTATCGTGTATGGGATCAGCGATTATGGACTGTCCCAGAATCTGGACATTACCCGCAAGGAAGCAGCCGAATTTATCGCCCAGTATTTTGACGTATTCCAGGGCGTACGCCGTTATATGGATGATATCGTTACCGAAGCCAAAAAGAACGGCTATGTGAAGACGATGCTGGAACGCCGCCGTTATTTGCCGGAGATTCGTTCCTCCAACTTCAATTTGCGTTCTTTTGCCGAGCGTACAGCGATGAATACGCCAATTCAGGGAACCGCCGCCGATATTATCAAGCTGGCGATGGTGCATATGGACAAGGCGCTCAAAGATCGCAAGCTTAACAGCCGTATGCTGCTGCAGGTACATGATGAATTGGTATTTGAAGTACCTGCCGATGAGATGGAAGAAATGAAAACACTGGTACCACAGGTCATGAAGGAAGCACTGCAGCTGGCTGTTCCGCTCAAAGCGGACGTGAGCTATGGCTCCAACTGGTACGAAGCGAAATAG
- the mutM gene encoding DNA-formamidopyrimidine glycosylase, which produces MPELPEVETVRRTLNSLVTGKQIERVTVSLPRIIQRPDDPQQFALELQGHTIETVERRGKFLRIVMDGLVMVSHLRMEGRYGVYEQNEPVEKHTHVIFHFTDGTELRYKDVRQFGTMHLFKTGEDLESKPLMQLGQEPLDPEFTTEQFIRVIGKRKTMIKPVLLNQAYVVGIGNIYVDEALFRAGIHPERIAGDLSEEQLIRLHEAIVSTLTDAVAAGGSSIKSYVNGQGEMGMFQHSLRIYGRKAQPCYECGTLIEKTVVGGRGTHFCPVCQPLPIRQKH; this is translated from the coding sequence ATGCCGGAATTGCCGGAAGTAGAAACAGTCAGACGCACTCTTAACAGCCTGGTCACCGGCAAGCAAATTGAACGGGTTACCGTATCGCTGCCACGTATTATCCAGCGGCCGGATGACCCGCAGCAATTTGCACTGGAACTGCAGGGACATACTATAGAAACCGTTGAACGGCGCGGCAAATTTTTGCGAATTGTAATGGACGGACTGGTTATGGTCTCCCATCTGCGGATGGAAGGACGCTATGGTGTATATGAACAAAATGAACCGGTAGAAAAACATACCCATGTCATTTTCCATTTTACCGATGGCACGGAATTAAGATACAAGGATGTACGTCAGTTCGGCACGATGCATCTGTTCAAAACCGGTGAAGATCTGGAATCCAAACCGCTGATGCAGCTCGGTCAGGAGCCGCTCGATCCGGAATTTACAACCGAGCAATTTATCCGCGTGATTGGCAAGCGCAAAACGATGATCAAACCGGTACTGCTCAATCAGGCGTACGTGGTAGGAATCGGGAATATCTATGTGGATGAGGCACTGTTCCGTGCCGGTATTCACCCGGAGCGTATCGCCGGCGACCTCAGCGAAGAACAGCTGATTCGTCTGCATGAAGCGATCGTCTCGACACTGACCGATGCGGTGGCAGCCGGTGGATCTTCCATCAAATCCTATGTGAATGGTCAGGGCGAAATGGGAATGTTCCAGCACAGTCTGCGCATCTATGGACGCAAAGCACAGCCCTGCTATGAATGCGGCACGTTGATCGAGAAAACGGTAGTAGGCGGCAGGGGTACCCATTTCTGTCCGGTCTGCCAGCCTCTTCCGATACGACAGAAACATTGA
- the coaE gene encoding dephospho-CoA kinase (Dephospho-CoA kinase (CoaE) performs the final step in coenzyme A biosynthesis.): MNIGLTGGIATGKSTVSAWLVQHGAALVDADLIAREIMMPGHPVLQQVRERFGAHMLNEDGTLNRKQLGEHIFTHPEERQALEGITHPAIRALIHSRVAELEAADPQRLVIADIPLLLEARDAYRFDEIMVVYVPREIQLQRLMQRDGLTAEQAEKRLAAQMDIEEKKRIADIVIDNSGTPEQTQQQLQQFWESKRLV, from the coding sequence ATGAATATAGGATTAACCGGAGGAATCGCTACGGGGAAAAGTACAGTCTCCGCCTGGCTGGTGCAGCATGGAGCTGCACTGGTCGATGCGGATCTGATCGCACGGGAAATCATGATGCCTGGTCACCCGGTACTGCAGCAGGTCAGGGAGCGTTTTGGAGCCCATATGCTGAATGAAGACGGTACACTGAACCGCAAGCAGTTGGGCGAGCATATTTTCACACATCCCGAAGAACGCCAGGCGCTCGAAGGCATTACCCATCCGGCGATTCGCGCCCTGATTCACAGCCGCGTAGCCGAGCTGGAAGCAGCCGATCCACAGCGACTGGTTATAGCGGATATTCCCCTGCTGCTTGAAGCGAGGGATGCTTATCGCTTTGATGAAATTATGGTCGTATATGTACCGCGCGAGATTCAGTTGCAGCGACTGATGCAAAGAGATGGATTGACAGCGGAGCAAGCAGAGAAGCGGCTGGCTGCGCAGATGGATATCGAGGAGAAAAAGCGGATAGCGGATATTGTGATTGATAACAGCGGCACACCGGAACAGACACAGCAGCAGCTGCAGCAGTTCTGGGAGAGCAAGAGGTTAGTATGA
- a CDS encoding lytic transglycosylase domain-containing protein has product MNQLKRKLIRKRILLPLFLVVLVLVLFNTRWLAWIYPIEFKNEIRAHASAYQVDPFLIASIIRVETNFQPSMESKKGALGVMQLMPDTAQWVMDKAHLNNVSMETVKHDADPNIEIGTWYLGNLMQQFGGNEIAVIAAYNAGPSKVKSWISSGQWDGTLEHAKDIPYGETRHYVQRVLYYYKQYTKLYDAF; this is encoded by the coding sequence ATGAATCAGCTCAAACGGAAACTGATCCGCAAACGGATTTTGCTGCCGCTGTTTCTGGTTGTGCTGGTGCTGGTCCTGTTTAATACGCGCTGGCTGGCCTGGATCTATCCCATCGAATTCAAAAATGAAATTCGTGCCCATGCTTCGGCATATCAGGTCGATCCGTTCCTGATTGCTTCCATTATCCGGGTGGAGACCAATTTCCAGCCCAGTATGGAATCGAAAAAGGGTGCGCTTGGCGTCATGCAGTTAATGCCGGATACCGCCCAGTGGGTAATGGACAAGGCTCATCTGAACAATGTATCGATGGAGACCGTCAAGCACGATGCTGATCCCAATATCGAGATCGGTACGTGGTATCTGGGCAACCTGATGCAGCAGTTCGGCGGCAATGAGATCGCGGTGATCGCAGCCTATAATGCCGGCCCGAGCAAGGTCAAAAGCTGGATCAGCAGTGGTCAGTGGGATGGTACGCTAGAGCATGCCAAAGATATTCCCTATGGCGAGACGAGACATTATGTGCAACGTGTATTATATTATTATAAGCAATATACCAAATTATATGACGCCTTCTGA
- the nrdR gene encoding transcriptional regulator NrdR → MKCPYCGHNGTKVLDSRPANDNKSIRRRRECESCSRRFTTFEMVEVAPLIVIKKDGSREEFSRDKLLRGLIRACEKRPVSVDQLDAIVSEVEKSLYATALAEVESRAVGELVMEQLYPVDEVAYVRFASVYRQFKDISMFMKELEGLLNDDSKQDKKPSIKQDAILPQHNREREDQ, encoded by the coding sequence GTGAAATGCCCCTATTGTGGTCACAACGGAACAAAAGTGCTGGATTCCCGTCCAGCCAATGACAACAAGTCGATCCGCCGCAGGCGGGAATGCGAGAGCTGCAGCCGACGCTTTACTACATTCGAGATGGTCGAGGTTGCGCCGCTGATCGTAATCAAAAAAGACGGTAGCCGCGAGGAATTCAGCAGGGACAAGCTACTGCGCGGATTGATTCGTGCGTGCGAGAAACGTCCGGTATCGGTCGACCAGCTGGATGCAATTGTCTCGGAGGTTGAGAAAAGTCTGTATGCGACAGCACTGGCTGAGGTAGAGAGCCGGGCTGTAGGCGAGCTGGTGATGGAACAGCTATATCCGGTAGATGAAGTGGCTTATGTACGCTTTGCCTCGGTTTATCGTCAGTTCAAGGATATTAGCATGTTTATGAAAGAACTGGAAGGGCTGCTGAATGATGATTCCAAGCAGGACAAAAAGCCTTCCATCAAGCAGGATGCGATTCTGCCCCAGCATAATCGGGAACGTGAAGACCAATAA
- a CDS encoding serine hydrolase domain-containing protein — MKTINTVSKCLLSIVIVTSALLPSGSISAAEQTKAHAASASQPQTVTANTSSRAQQLAQILLDKYGVTGVQYAVMDHGKIVLSGSAGTSGRKGNSKIGKEDMFGIGSTSKMYVTAATMMLAEEGKIDIDRPLTDYLPEFKMKDERYKQITPRILMNHSSGLYGSHYGNSILFNDNNTINRDNLLPALQNETLKADPGAFSVYSNDSFQLLELMVAKVSGQSYPQFIQERISKPLQLKSTLTPLDQFDRSRLVKTYFPTLTDKALPVENTNIIGTGGVYSTAEDVVKFAEVLTGQRPDLLSTASTQAMTRPEYRSGMWVSETSNIFNYGLGWDAVQLSPFDRYGLKAVSKGGDTLMYHASLISVPEQRLSMAVLTSGGSSMYNEAVASEVMLHVLKDKGTIKRILPDQQFPAASKIAMPADMKKYNGTYGTVGETFDVQIRNGKFKLATQMSGMIPEQQYIYAGKGKFRSEDGSALASFERQKNGHTYLKLNAYLNIPELEQSQMALYVGQKLDKQTLPAAVKKTWQQRNGKTYYNTDEKINSGFYLIPTEISKTIQADTSLGYALGTKIVNANKSVNIMQIPVMSGRDTFDLNFSRQGKTEYMEINGQSFISKDAVSTLPASSSSVKVPADHRAKWMKLDKKTASQKINVTLPKGAGFVVYDNKGQTVYSSVVNGGHSTKLPESGMIVFGGKAGDSFKISLSH, encoded by the coding sequence ATGAAAACAATCAATACAGTCAGCAAATGTCTGCTAAGTATCGTTATCGTTACTTCGGCATTACTGCCATCCGGCAGTATCTCTGCTGCTGAACAAACCAAAGCCCACGCAGCATCTGCTTCCCAGCCGCAGACTGTTACAGCTAACACCTCATCCCGGGCGCAGCAGCTGGCCCAGATCCTGCTGGATAAATACGGCGTGACCGGTGTGCAATACGCCGTAATGGATCATGGCAAAATCGTTCTCTCCGGCAGCGCCGGTACCTCCGGGCGCAAGGGTAACAGCAAGATTGGCAAAGAGGATATGTTCGGTATCGGTTCGACAAGCAAAATGTATGTGACAGCAGCAACGATGATGCTGGCTGAAGAGGGCAAAATCGATATCGATCGTCCACTGACCGATTACTTGCCGGAATTCAAAATGAAGGATGAACGGTACAAACAGATTACACCACGTATTCTGATGAATCACTCTTCCGGACTGTACGGCAGTCATTACGGCAACTCTATTCTGTTCAATGACAATAATACAATTAATCGCGACAATCTGCTGCCCGCGCTGCAAAACGAGACGTTGAAAGCTGATCCGGGTGCCTTCTCCGTTTATTCCAATGACAGCTTCCAGCTGCTTGAACTTATGGTTGCCAAAGTCAGCGGCCAAAGTTATCCGCAGTTTATCCAGGAGCGCATCAGCAAGCCTCTACAGCTGAAGTCGACACTGACACCACTGGATCAATTTGACCGGAGTCGCCTGGTAAAGACGTACTTTCCTACCTTGACTGACAAGGCTTTGCCGGTCGAAAATACCAATATTATTGGTACCGGCGGCGTATATTCCACGGCAGAAGATGTCGTTAAATTTGCCGAAGTACTCACTGGACAGCGTCCTGATCTCCTCTCCACGGCTTCGACCCAGGCGATGACCCGTCCAGAGTATCGCAGCGGCATGTGGGTATCCGAGACAAGCAATATTTTCAACTATGGGCTGGGCTGGGATGCGGTACAGCTGTCCCCCTTTGACCGTTATGGATTAAAAGCCGTATCCAAAGGCGGCGATACCCTCATGTATCATGCGAGCCTGATCAGCGTACCGGAGCAGCGACTCAGTATGGCGGTATTAACATCCGGCGGTTCCTCTATGTACAATGAAGCGGTAGCCAGCGAAGTAATGCTGCATGTACTGAAGGACAAAGGCACCATTAAACGTATTCTGCCAGACCAGCAGTTCCCGGCAGCCAGCAAGATCGCTATGCCAGCCGATATGAAAAAGTATAACGGCACTTATGGTACAGTCGGCGAGACTTTTGATGTTCAGATCCGCAATGGAAAATTCAAACTGGCTACGCAAATGTCCGGCATGATTCCGGAACAGCAGTATATCTATGCAGGCAAAGGTAAGTTCCGCAGTGAAGACGGTTCTGCTCTCGCCAGCTTTGAACGCCAGAAAAACGGCCATACCTATCTGAAGCTAAACGCTTATCTCAATATACCTGAACTGGAGCAATCCCAGATGGCTCTGTATGTCGGTCAAAAACTGGACAAGCAGACTCTGCCTGCTGCAGTCAAAAAAACATGGCAGCAGCGTAACGGCAAAACCTATTACAATACCGACGAAAAAATCAATTCGGGCTTTTATCTGATCCCGACCGAAATCAGCAAAACGATCCAGGCAGACACCAGCCTCGGTTATGCGCTGGGTACCAAAATCGTTAATGCGAACAAAAGTGTTAATATCATGCAGATTCCGGTTATGTCCGGACGCGATACGTTTGATCTGAATTTCTCCCGTCAGGGCAAAACTGAATATATGGAGATCAATGGACAATCCTTTATTAGCAAAGACGCAGTGTCTACGCTGCCTGCTTCTTCTTCGTCCGTAAAAGTTCCGGCCGATCACCGTGCCAAATGGATGAAGCTGGACAAAAAGACTGCCAGTCAGAAAATCAATGTAACGCTTCCAAAAGGAGCAGGATTTGTCGTGTATGATAACAAAGGACAAACTGTCTACTCCTCCGTCGTGAATGGCGGTCACAGTACCAAGCTGCCGGAAAGCGGCATGATCGTATTCGGCGGTAAAGCTGGTGACTCATTCAAGATCTCTCTGAGCCACTAA
- a CDS encoding sensor histidine kinase — protein MPPNMGYMLLVLLFIVPTLLLGQFYFDAVLGKVNRRPNRLGYIIGFVILHLIYYLVDMPATLSSLLAIVMILCLALSYRAQLGTIIVFTFIYVVLQTIINSMGVYLFFGGVDYSVDTPYRLMQSHYNRSIKLLLFSFLVMLMISQLIRLISRRHSIVLQPRYYLLFLIVPLISIWQINVLFAYSQRNSYYVISVLGLLFLNVFVIYMFDMLMERFRLLNQNVYLQQQMDYQDANYEKTVHTFKDIKRVIHDTNQHLLYIEECIRRQEPEAAIEHIQTTLNRVDQAYHRVNTGNLVIDALVSNTLSIGQSNGIRIDTRLRLHSPTVHIERYDLCVVLGNLLDNAIEASKHIRVADDRYISINIHSNESTLYIHITNHSSTPQTDWSSSKPGDGYHGLGLTNISRLCEKYGGHMTIENHNHRVESMVVLPFYEE, from the coding sequence ATGCCGCCGAATATGGGCTATATGCTGCTTGTGCTGCTGTTTATAGTGCCGACGCTGCTATTGGGTCAATTTTACTTTGATGCTGTACTGGGCAAAGTAAACCGCAGACCGAATCGTTTGGGGTACATTATCGGATTTGTGATTTTGCATCTGATCTATTATCTGGTGGATATGCCTGCGACCCTCTCTTCACTGCTGGCTATAGTGATGATTCTTTGTCTGGCGCTGTCCTACAGGGCGCAGCTGGGTACGATAATCGTGTTTACTTTTATCTATGTAGTCTTGCAGACCATTATCAATTCAATGGGCGTTTATTTGTTTTTTGGTGGTGTCGATTATTCGGTGGATACACCCTATCGGCTGATGCAGAGCCATTACAATCGCTCAATCAAGCTGCTGTTGTTCAGTTTTCTCGTTATGCTGATGATCTCCCAGTTGATTCGTCTGATCAGCCGGAGGCACAGTATCGTACTGCAGCCGCGCTATTATTTGCTGTTTCTGATTGTACCACTCATCTCGATCTGGCAAATTAATGTGCTGTTCGCCTACAGTCAGAGAAACAGCTATTATGTGATCTCGGTACTCGGGTTGCTGTTTTTGAATGTGTTTGTTATTTATATGTTTGATATGCTGATGGAACGGTTCCGGCTGCTCAATCAAAATGTGTATTTGCAGCAGCAAATGGATTATCAGGATGCCAATTACGAGAAAACAGTGCATACGTTCAAGGATATCAAGCGTGTGATCCACGACACGAACCAGCATCTGCTTTATATAGAAGAATGTATACGCCGCCAGGAGCCGGAGGCGGCGATCGAGCATATTCAGACGACGCTGAACCGGGTTGATCAGGCGTACCATCGCGTCAATACCGGTAATCTGGTAATTGATGCTCTGGTCAGCAATACGCTTAGTATTGGACAATCCAATGGCATACGGATCGATACCCGGCTGCGACTGCACTCGCCGACTGTACACATCGAGCGTTATGATCTGTGCGTAGTACTCGGCAATCTGCTGGATAATGCAATCGAAGCGAGCAAGCATATCCGGGTGGCAGATGATCGGTATATCTCTATCAATATCCATTCCAACGAATCGACGCTGTATATCCATATTACCAATCATTCCAGTACGCCCCAGACAGACTGGAGCAGCAGCAAACCAGGTGATGGTTACCATGGATTGGGACTGACCAATATCTCCCGTCTGTGCGAGAAATACGGCGGTCATATGACGATCGAGAACCATAATCACCGGGTCGAAAGCATGGTTGTGCTTCCTTTTTATGAAGAGTAG
- a CDS encoding LytR/AlgR family response regulator transcription factor, with product MYRVAICDDSSQQRAQVRQLLTALSVRTGVEFVMEEFASGELLLQHYEQAQPSFHAWILDVEMPGRSGIETARKLREWQHMDEQIIFLTSYPEYMVDSFDVMTFQYLIKPVQPERFDEVILSLYRYWESQEHKLLVIKSGYDELVIKHDDLIAIEAVKSLTFKNKLHFITAQDTYESKGVLATYASALKEQNFLQIHRSVIINMRHAKKFAGNQVLMSNGLELPIGRSRVKEVKDACTRFMIKELN from the coding sequence ATGTATAGAGTGGCGATTTGTGATGATTCCAGTCAACAGCGTGCACAGGTTCGTCAGCTGCTGACTGCGTTGTCGGTTCGTACAGGCGTTGAATTTGTAATGGAGGAATTTGCATCCGGGGAGCTGCTGCTGCAGCATTACGAACAGGCACAACCTTCTTTTCATGCCTGGATTCTGGATGTGGAAATGCCCGGTCGCAGTGGTATCGAGACGGCGCGCAAGCTGCGGGAATGGCAACATATGGATGAACAGATTATTTTCCTTACCAGTTATCCGGAATATATGGTCGACAGCTTTGATGTGATGACATTTCAATATCTGATCAAGCCTGTGCAGCCGGAGCGATTTGATGAAGTAATCCTGTCCCTTTATCGCTACTGGGAGTCTCAGGAGCATAAGCTGCTCGTGATCAAGTCCGGCTATGATGAGCTCGTGATCAAGCATGATGATCTAATTGCGATCGAAGCGGTCAAAAGTCTGACTTTCAAAAACAAGCTGCATTTTATTACTGCTCAGGATACCTATGAAAGTAAAGGTGTGCTGGCAACCTATGCGTCTGCTCTAAAAGAACAGAACTTCCTGCAAATTCACCGCTCCGTCATTATCAATATGCGCCATGCCAAAAAGTTCGCCGGCAATCAGGTGCTGATGTCCAACGGATTGGAGCTGCCGATTGGACGCTCCCGGGTAAAGGAAGTCAAGGATGCCTGTACACGCTTTATGATCAAGGAGCTGAACTGA
- a CDS encoding ABC transporter substrate-binding protein, which produces MKYSTAYIRAGLVLSLILVLLTACGQPKETRADIFNPNGIKEMPVRDSYGTVNVPISAKRIAVTSQYAMDYMNAIGADVSLAPKPATGNYVFPPYTSEEQRDKLTVIEGQNGELDLNALAAEKPDLIITNNGDRATYDALTKIAPTAYIDPALDWRNELYMYSTFLDHDTAAKQFMNAYQQKFNGAKSKLSPIIGTSTVAALSMQDNKLTLHNNVKDGVGEVLYQDLALKAPEGMTTGSESSPVTLQQLQTMNPGYLFISTGIKDDTTAALNKRMAASPDGAIWNQLAAVQAGHVYIIDSSFFNDTPLAKSYAIDTMVKQLSAK; this is translated from the coding sequence TTGAAATATTCAACAGCTTATATCAGAGCAGGACTGGTGCTTTCCCTGATCCTCGTTTTGTTGACAGCCTGCGGACAGCCCAAAGAAACGCGGGCGGATATTTTTAACCCGAACGGTATTAAGGAAATGCCAGTCAGAGACTCCTATGGTACGGTCAATGTACCAATCTCTGCCAAGCGCATCGCAGTTACCAGCCAGTACGCGATGGACTACATGAATGCGATTGGCGCAGACGTCTCGCTGGCACCCAAGCCTGCGACAGGCAACTATGTATTTCCTCCTTACACCAGCGAGGAGCAGCGCGACAAACTGACTGTAATTGAAGGGCAGAACGGCGAGCTGGATCTTAATGCGCTCGCTGCCGAGAAACCGGATCTGATCATTACCAATAATGGCGACCGTGCCACTTACGATGCGCTCACCAAAATTGCTCCTACTGCCTATATCGATCCGGCACTGGACTGGCGTAACGAGCTGTACATGTATAGCACTTTCCTGGATCATGATACAGCGGCCAAGCAGTTTATGAATGCCTACCAACAAAAATTCAACGGAGCCAAAAGCAAACTGTCGCCTATTATTGGAACGTCTACCGTGGCTGCGCTGAGTATGCAGGATAATAAGCTGACTCTGCACAATAATGTCAAAGACGGTGTAGGCGAAGTGCTGTATCAGGATCTGGCACTCAAAGCACCGGAAGGCATGACGACTGGCAGCGAGTCTTCGCCGGTAACCCTGCAGCAGCTGCAAACGATGAATCCGGGCTATCTGTTTATCTCTACCGGTATAAAGGATGATACGACAGCCGCACTGAACAAACGCATGGCGGCTTCTCCAGATGGCGCGATCTGGAATCAACTGGCTGCTGTACAGGCAGGACATGTCTATATTATAGACAGCAGTTTTTTCAATGATACCCCACTCGCCAAATCGTATGCGATTGACACAATGGTCAAACAATTATCGGCCAAGTAA